The following DNA comes from Quercus robur chromosome 1, dhQueRobu3.1, whole genome shotgun sequence.
GGGTTTCTATGCATGGTATAATTCAAGATTGAAACAGAAGCATTCTTGGCAAGAATTTTCAACTTTATGAAAGTTTGTCTGTCTCTTCACATGCCTAAAAAGATAAATAACTATAAAGGGgagtgcaaaaaaaaagaaaaaaaaaagaaaaaagaattctgAGGAAGACTATTTGATCTGTACTACCTGTTGATGCTCCTTGAAAGTGTCCTTGTATATGTTTCCCCAATAATGTGACAGAATTGTCAAAAGTCTGAATTCAATTTATTGGCAATCACATCTTAGTTCATCCAGCAAGTTTGCATGCATTTGATGAATTCAATTAATCTTTTTCCGTTTTGGTGTAGAAGGCTAATCTGATCCTCAATAATGTTGCAGCACCTACTAGTGAAACATGGAGATCATTTACTTCAGATTATTAGGAATCTATCGCAAGGACTAAATCTTTCATTGGGTGGGGAAGCAAGCCTACAGACTTCTACAACAACCAAGACTACTGTTACAAATCAAGTGAATTCATTAACCAACAAACAGGAGAAGCTTTCGCCGGCAAAATGTGAAGCTTGGAGAATGTGGCATGAAGATGGTTTCTCTATTCAGAAAATTGCTGTATGTTCTATTTGATATCTAATAGTATAAATATCTGACTTATATTGTGTTTCAATCCTTTCTATGACTTCCTATTTTTTCAATCACAGAACTTCCCTAGTAGACCGGCTCCTATCAAAGAACAAACTGTTTTAAATTATCTCCTAGATGCTGCCCGGGAAGGATTTCAATTTGATTGGACCAGATTCTGTGATGAAGTAGGACTAACACGTGAAATATTCTCAGCCATTCAGGGTGCCATTTTAAAGGTTGGCACCACAGAGAAGTTGAGGAGCATTAAAGATGAATTACCTGAAGCTGTGAGTTTAATCAATGTCCTTGAAATTTACccccctttttatttatttatttatttttatctctgAACTACTTTAAGGAATAACATGAATATATGTATACCATTTACTTGATCGGTCAAACTATACATCATGTGCGTAAATCGTAAGACCTATAAAATTTATCAGTGAATTCCTTGTCAGTTATTGGTTTTTAAATTGAACAAATTACCTTACTATTCCAGATAAGTTATGAACACATCAAGACTGTTCTGGCAATGCAAAACCTAGGGATCTCTCCAGAACTAATTCTGCCCAGCAACCACAATACATTAAATGCCGATCAACTTCCCAACAACGTGTCAGAGTGTTCACTGATTTCCACCAGTACATGCCACATGGAAGGACCTTGTGAAGTTGAAACCTCAGTCAAGAATTCAATTGGTCGTTGTAGCTTTGGGAAAATTGAAGAAGCAGCTTCTTTTCCCTCCACTGGTGGTCAGGGGCCAAAGCTATCCCTAGTCCATGATGAGGATACACTCTTAACAAAACGCCAAAAAGTCAGTGAACTAGATAAAGGAAGTTTGATCCCATTGGAGGCAACAGAGAGTTCCATTGTAGAATGGCTTAAGAACTATGCTGAAGGGGTGAGTTGAAATCTCTGCTATAGCTGATGGAAAGCTTTTTGTACCCTCTTTTTTGCATTCTTTATCATGTTGCAAgaccaaaaaaaagtaaaacactGATATGGATGTATTGCAGGTTACTCTCTCTGAAATTCTGGAGCACTTCAATGGATTGAAAGAAGAATCTGTGCTTGATTTACTAAGTTGCCTTGAAGGTGACTTTTTGATATATAAGAAGAACAATATGTACAGGGTTATGTAACCAAAGAGATATTGAAGGTTACTGTGTCTGATTCTGGAGCACTTCAATGGATCGAAAGAAGAATCTGTGGTTGATTTCCTAAGTTCCCTTGAAGGTGACTTTTTGATATATAAGAACAATATGTACAGGGTTATGTAACCAAGAGACATCACAAACTCTGTAAGCATTGTTTATAACCTGGTATAGAGTTTCAATGACTAATGAGTTTGTGATATTCCAGGATAATTTTGTCATGGATAATAACTGGAATTTtctattgtttaaaattttaattgcaaAGAAAGATTGGAGGGATTGGGAGAGGGGTTGGGAAAACAATTGATTACTTCAGGTAGGCCCTAATATACTTAAGTTGGCGCATCACACATGTCCAACTTACTTAAGACCATTATaaataaggaaaattattaggtactcctggagtaccataaatgtgtattccttcctctcacatgaatggtgggtctcaccatgaatttaattagtgggactcactatttatgtgagaggaaggaGTACGTATTTATAGTACTATGAgagtatacaataatttcccTATAAATTAACAGGTTGTATTTAATCAAGAAAGCACGGACGCGGCTGGGAGGGTGTCGCACCCGAGTCCGACGCGGCTGCTCGCATGTCGGTGCTGCggttgagttttttttgttttttttatttttttatttttttttatcggATTCGTGTCGACTTGGCTCGATTCGTGCCGAACTGGTCTGATTCAGCCATATCAGATCGTATCGGCCGGCGATCAATACGGTCGAAATAGGCCGAAATTTGCTTTGAAACTCGTTGGAATAGTCGAAATTTTGACCTTAAGAGGTATAGTAatgtgtttcttgccttcttctttctttgttttgtgaatcaagggatagtaatgtattttttaagaatattttaatagtaaaaatataaataaaaatacttttaataattttttaatcgtcGAGTTCCGTCGCACCCACatcctattttttcaaaaattgtcgaGTTTCACACCCGCACCCGTATTTAAGTTCCGAAACGCACTCGTGCTACATAGTATTTAGTGCACAATTTCCACTATTGCAGTGTCTGAGAGAGGTAATTGGTAGGTAACTTTACCCAATTTATTATTGGAGAGGTTGATTCCTAGACTCAAGCTTGCAACCTGTTATTTTGGTGTGAGGCACTTGTTATTACACCAAACCCATGGCAATTGCAAGAAAGTCTCTTCCCAATCCAGAAGTTTACTTTTTACACGACATCATGCTTAAATGCATTTGGACCGTTTACTTGCTACGTGAGTATCATACTTAATGCAATATCAGTAAaatctctttcctttttattttttttatttttttatacaagatggaatttctactttaacctaatttaagtgtatatgtgtgtgaagctccttATGTGTGTAAAGTCTCTTTCCTATCCAAAAGTTTACTTGCTACATGGCATCATGCTTAATGCACTTGGACGGTTTACTTGCTACATGAATGCAATAGCAGGAAAGTCTCTTCCCTATCCAAAAGTGTACTTGCTACATGAGCATCATTCTTAATGCATTTGGACCGAGGAACAGATTTAGCATTATACTTTCGCTTTGGCAAGAGTTTGATACTTAGCTCAAGAGCATATATTCTTGATAACATCCTGGAAATAAGACTATAGGCATACTATGTACGtgattttttttgataaattgcaAAGCATGTATTACTTGGAACTCAAGCTAATATTCAAGTACAAGAGCTTCTTAGCTCAGTGGAACTTTTGCCTCTCACAACAAAGGAGCTGAGAATACGAATCCTGGGCCAAGGTGGCGGGTCTCCTCAACTTCTTGTGGTACAAACAGCTAGGCTTGTAAACTGGGTTCAAAATGGAGTAACATACAAGAGTTGTAAGGTAACAAATACTCAATATATTGGGTCCAAAATTTCCCCATATGTAATTCCATGTTGATAAATCAGAATCCATAGTTCATTGCATAAGTGTAAAAATGATTGTCAAAATCACTCTctctacaaattaaaatttctatttgaGTTTGTAAAttccaaacattaaaaaaaaaaaaaaaaaaaaaaaggcactgGGCACAAACTAAATGATAGAAATCAACGTCATTAACAAAAGGTCAGTCACCAGGAAGATATTGGAATGGCTGATTCAGAATTTGAAGAAGAATTGACAGTGTCAAGTATACACCAGACTCAACAGAGAATGAATAAACATTTGCCTCAATTCTCACTTGTAAATGGAGAAGCTGCATATATGCAAgtgttaaaaactgaaaaaagctAGCAAAACAAGAAGTTTGGTAAGACTTTGGGCCCCTACATCCAATAAAACAGGAGAGACCAGTGTTGCTAGAAGTGAAAAAAACTCCAATGAAAGATGTCCACCCTACAGAAAATCAGTCCCTCTGTAAAGCATCCTCTAGTTCCACTTCCACGCCCACCCGATTTTTTATTGAGGCAGAAGCACCAAGAGGTGTTTTGCACTTTTGTTGTAACTCTTTGAATCTTTCAACATCAAAATTGAGCTTCTTACACAGCTTCCTCTGCCTTGAGTTAAAAAGCCTCTGCATAAAGTCTTGGTAAGTAGGGTCTCTTGAAGTGATCAAGAAGTAGGCATAACCTACGACTATGCCAGTGGCGGTGGTGAAAAATGCAATGGGTTCCATTACGTCCCATGAAAATTCCCAGAATGTCAGCCGAAAGAAAAGCCCAACCTGAATCACAGCCATCCCCAACCCAGACCAGAGGATTTGCCGGACCTGCCTATGTGCCATTACATCAATTTCTTCCTTCTTCGCCTGCAGCCTCTTTAACTCATCCCTCATAGGGTCATCTTCAGAGGTCAGAGCAAGAGGCACTGCTTTAATGATCAGATCCACCACCTGAACAAATAAGAACGAGATGGAGCAGCACCGGTTAATATAATATGGAGGATTAATAATCAAAGGAATCTAAATAATGACAACTAAAATGTATTTGGACAAAAACCCTTATCACTTGATCAAATTCcaaattcatttctttttcaaaacccATCCATGCCCACAACAAGGGCCTGCTAATAAGAAAAAGGCGCAAGCAAACACTTGAAAGTTAACAATTCAAGTTGCTTCTGGCTGACGCAGGTTACAGTTGAAGCAGAAACTGGGAAATGTACACTCAATTTGGCTAACAGGTTTATCCAGTTGCATTGGTGCTAAGCACAGTTCACAGCTCAGAAGTCAACATACAGATAACACTCGACAAGCAAATCTGTAAAATGTATTCCACCAATACAATGGAGACCAATTCCAGATTGGTGCCAATCACAAGAAGGTTTATTAAACTAGACATAAGAACTAGGCTTACTATCTGCAGAGATCAAAGCTAGTGTCAAACAATGTTTGGTAGTTCAGCAAAAATTCTTAAGGAAACTAAAAATAATCTTCCATTTCAAGCACTTATGCCAAATTTAGAACTTTTAGTTCTATTCTGAACACCTTCAAGATAGGCTTACTATCTGCAGATACGCTTGGTTTTCAATTTCCAGTAGCTTTCCATCTCTCATCTTGTCTCGAATAACTTCTAGCATGATTCATTTTCCTAAGGAGGACACTATATATCAAAGTTTTGCCACAAAAGTTGGATCTGACCCGGACTCGAAATCCAAAACGAAACCGTTTTTTCACCCTGTGCCATCATCATCACTCTTTTCCTCCTAAAGCAGAAAAAAAGACTTGTCCTACACAGAATACCCTAAGCTTATTGAGGTATCATAAGCAGCCCCACAggaacacataaaaaaaaactctttgagATTTGActctaaccaaaaaaagaaaagaaaaaaaagaagcatattGGAGTATATGCTTTAATATACCACTATTTACGCTCACTCTGGTTATTATTAAAGAAagctaaacataaaaaaagtGCACAATCTGAAatcattgatatatatatatatatatagagagagagagagagagagattttagaCCTTATCGGGATGAAGGTAGACCTTGTCGCGAAAGAGAAGAATGACGCCGGCTTCGTCGAGAACCTGAGCGAAAGCGGAGGCCTCTTCTTTCGATCTAGCGACGCCCACGCTCTTGCACGCTTGAATGAGCTCGGAGTATTCGATAACCTCTTTGCCTTCCAAACCGAGCTTTCTCTTCAACGCTTCCACGTTCACCAATCTCATCAGCCTCCTCGCCTCCGCGAACGACATCGcactatttttatctttatctttatctttagtGTTGCCGTTGCCGTCACTGTCGCTGTTGTAGTAGCCACCGCATCCTGCTTTTCCTCCTCCAATATCAGCAGCAGCAGCGGCGACGGCGGCGGCGGAATCGCACAGTGCTCTCCTCAAATATACTGAAATAAACGACGCTGCGGCCGGAGATCCATTACTTACCATAATCGTAGATCTCAGTCCCGTCGGATTAATCGCCGATAAGGTTTGCTTCAGTGGACCACCACAACTACTCCACCATCGCCtccacatttttttctttctttctttctttctaatttaGTCTCTCAATTCGGTTTCGACAAAATCAACGGCCACAAACTCTTACATCATACTTACCCTAATATTGCTTTTCAGaatattctccaaaaaaaaaaaaaaaaaaaagctctctctttctttggtGCAGTCTCTTTATTTGGTggtattgattaattaaattgtaattgaaaaattaaaataataatatataaaaaagaagaagaagtggacaGAGAAAAAGTATACAGGCTAGCTTAAACTCCGGCACCGGGGAAGGTAGTAGTTGTGAATTGTGAGCGGCGAGCCTTACAACTTTTATAACTATATGTGTCAGTTCTTcaattttcgattgattgatTCCGTACAGACTTCCACGCGTGTATCTCCAGTGTTGATTTAGTGTGTACTGTATGTAATAAAATCCCCGCCATTTAATGAGGATTGTATTTATAAAACCGTGTCTGATTTTTTTGAAAGCACGCCAAATGcgaagagggaaaaaagaaaaagataaaagtcaCTACGTATTTGCGAAGAAAACGAAAAAGGTTTCTTTTTGGTTCTTATGTTTAGTTATTTGTGAATTGTGGTGATTTTAGTTTCAatctttttagaatttaaaattaccATCTTATTTAAGGATTGAGcagaaaattttctaaaaatatattttaacatttccttttatgtaaagaaaaatgttaataaatgcCTTTAAGAGTTAAcgaattatttttagaaaattttaattaaagaaaaatatttgactttttaaacaatttttttaaaaatatttttcattaaagtttttttttttttaaatggaattttttatgaaagttgtattaaaactttataaaaatgttCATTAACAAGCGTCTTAAAAATATCTGTTAATAGGGAAAAtgtattttgtatcaaatgatacAATGCCataatagccaaaaaaaaaaaaaaaacaatttcatattttcaggaaaaaatttcacacacatatatacatagatTAAGTTAAAgcataatttctattttgtataaaaaaaccaataaaagacAGTCAGATGTGCAAAAATAACTAccaataaatatatgtttttcatTTGTTAGTAGGgtgaatagttattttttacAAACATGTCTTTCACTTATTGGATTTTAATACCGTTAAATACCTTCTAGTTAACAggacttttatttaaatttaaatttaaattaaataaaatatttaaaaataggGGCTAGTTTTATAtctgagttaaaaaaaaaatatagg
Coding sequences within:
- the LOC126726451 gene encoding calcium uniporter protein 5, mitochondrial-like translates to MWRRWWSSCGGPLKQTLSAINPTGLRSTIMVSNGSPAAASFISVYLRRALCDSAAAVAAAAADIGGGKAGCGGYYNSDSDGNGNTKDKDKDKNSAMSFAEARRLMRLVNVEALKRKLGLEGKEVIEYSELIQACKSVGVARSKEEASAFAQVLDEAGVILLFRDKVYLHPDKVVDLIIKAVPLALTSEDDPMRDELKRLQAKKEEIDVMAHRQVRQILWSGLGMAVIQVGLFFRLTFWEFSWDVMEPIAFFTTATGIVVGYAYFLITSRDPTYQDFMQRLFNSRQRKLCKKLNFDVERFKELQQKCKTPLGASASIKNRVGVEVELEDALQRD